The following are encoded in a window of Chitinophagaceae bacterium genomic DNA:
- a CDS encoding VOC family protein, which produces MNNAISWFEIPTTDIDRAQKFYEAIFGISMMPMDMPNIKMRMFPLDDMMTQVGGALVDSGGFHKASATEGPLIYLNGNPDVQHVLDKVQGAGGSILLPKTEISPEYGFMAVIMDTEGNRIGLHSVPQ; this is translated from the coding sequence ATGAACAATGCAATCAGCTGGTTTGAAATACCAACCACCGACATTGACCGGGCACAAAAATTTTATGAAGCCATCTTTGGTATAAGTATGATGCCAATGGATATGCCTAATATCAAAATGCGCATGTTTCCCCTGGATGATATGATGACCCAGGTTGGGGGGGCCCTGGTCGACAGCGGCGGCTTTCATAAAGCATCTGCAACCGAGGGGCCGTTAATTTACCTGAATGGCAACCCGGATGTACAGCATGTACTGGATAAAGTGCAGGGGGCAGGTGGAAGCATTCTGTTGCCTAAAACGGAAATAAGTCCTGAGTATGGTTTTATGGCGGTGATAATGGACACAGAAGGCAACCGTATCGGGCTTCACAGCGTTCCTCAATAA
- a CDS encoding RnfABCDGE type electron transport complex subunit D has protein sequence MQLPSLFTDARYFQIIFQSAFLSYGLFFLHWDNEAWLYATYFITSLITQFVCERVLGKKNIPLWQRYKKGIPSVLISSFGLSLLLKTNDPWVAVLAAVVSILSKFIIRIKGKHIFNPSALGITVAVLLTGNAWISPGQWGSGAVILFGVCSLGFVVTTRVQKLDVSLSFLGTFAALLFIRQVIYLGWPMDHFIQSVSTGSLLLFSFFMITDPRTTPNHSVVRILWSAAIAAVAFYLSAFKFMNGAPIFVLVLAQPLVPLLDILFRARKFEWGSSKKFTPQEAEFLQTVYSRSVM, from the coding sequence ATGCAATTGCCTTCCCTGTTTACAGATGCCCGTTATTTCCAGATCATCTTCCAATCTGCTTTTTTAAGCTATGGCCTCTTCTTTCTTCATTGGGATAATGAAGCATGGCTGTACGCTACTTATTTTATTACCAGCCTCATCACACAGTTCGTTTGTGAACGGGTATTGGGCAAAAAAAATATTCCGTTATGGCAACGGTATAAAAAAGGCATTCCCTCTGTGCTGATATCATCCTTCGGATTAAGCCTGCTGCTGAAAACAAATGACCCCTGGGTGGCTGTGCTGGCAGCGGTTGTTTCCATTCTTTCCAAATTCATCATCCGCATTAAAGGCAAACATATTTTTAATCCTTCAGCGCTTGGAATCACTGTTGCTGTGCTTCTCACGGGCAATGCCTGGATAAGCCCCGGCCAATGGGGAAGCGGGGCAGTAATATTGTTTGGGGTTTGCAGTTTAGGGTTTGTAGTTACCACAAGGGTTCAGAAACTGGATGTGAGTCTTTCATTCCTGGGAACATTTGCTGCCCTGCTGTTCATAAGGCAGGTCATTTATTTAGGGTGGCCGATGGATCATTTCATTCAATCGGTGAGTACCGGCAGCTTATTACTTTTCTCTTTCTTTATGATCACGGATCCAAGAACAACACCCAATCATAGTGTGGTAAGAATATTGTGGAGTGCTGCCATCGCTGCTGTCGCATTTTACTTAAGTGCTTTTAAATTCATGAACGGTGCTCCCATATTCGTGCTGGTGCTTGCACAGCCTCTGGTACCCCTGCTTGATATACTGTTCAGGGCCCGGAAGTTTGAATGGGGATCTTCAAAAAAATTTACACCGCAGGAAGCGGAATTCCTGCAAACGGTCTACAGCAGGTCAGTTATGTAA